A region from the Desulfosoma caldarium genome encodes:
- a CDS encoding helix-turn-helix domain-containing protein, whose amino-acid sequence MTIKEAAKAIGISAGYLSEVLRGRADPSPRTRRDIEAHYGKPLETLVAEHVAKVKAKRAKPSRTEMARQLGISRQYLSEVLSGKIIPSVRLAIRLQREYGIDFLDLRPDIKEAVTKKGKNP is encoded by the coding sequence ATGACGATAAAGGAAGCTGCAAAGGCCATCGGCATATCGGCCGGCTACCTGAGCGAGGTGCTTAGGGGGCGTGCCGACCCTTCGCCAAGGACGCGCCGAGACATCGAGGCGCACTATGGCAAGCCATTGGAAACCCTAGTTGCCGAACACGTGGCAAAGGTGAAGGCCAAGCGCGCTAAGCCATCCCGCACAGAAATGGCGCGTCAATTGGGCATATCGCGCCAATACCTAAGCGAGGTGCTTAGCGGGAAGATCATCCCGAGCGTGCGCTTGGCCATACGCTTGCAACGTGAATATGGGATAGACTTCCTGGACCTAAGGCCAGACATCAAGGAAGCGGTGACCAAGAAAGGCAAAAACCCGTGA
- a CDS encoding primase-like DNA-binding domain-containing protein codes for QPPEAVTEATEGYRSEMDTIGDFIDECCVVHPTLKAFASDLYKAYELWCKDAGARPYSQRRLGLTLGERGFKRVTFKGHRLWEGIGLQPSVAERVDEEREREWGKGKGKENSYSAALRVVAKGDA; via the coding sequence CAACCACCCGAGGCCGTGACCGAAGCTACGGAAGGTTACCGCAGTGAAATGGACACCATAGGGGATTTCATAGACGAGTGCTGCGTTGTGCACCCGACGTTGAAGGCGTTCGCTTCGGATTTGTACAAAGCTTATGAGCTATGGTGCAAGGACGCGGGCGCAAGGCCATATAGCCAGAGGCGGCTTGGACTAACCTTGGGTGAACGCGGCTTCAAACGCGTGACATTCAAGGGCCATAGATTGTGGGAAGGGATCGGGCTTCAACCTAGCGTAGCAGAGAGGGTGGACGAAGAGCGGGAACGAGAATGGGGCAAAGGTAAGGGCAAAGAAAACAGCTACAGCGCGGCTTTGCGGGTTGTGGCCAAGGGAGACGCCTAG
- a CDS encoding RNA-binding protein, producing the protein MATWNVMWDLGTRSSCYLQVTGVPKDVEYDEVMETIEAAGRAPMVDGLLWAFCRLVPGDPGRKPRNTVTWEALQREAYEPVGFHLRVPRRLKAALKVLAARREESINATAIRALEAGIEALTEDE; encoded by the coding sequence ATGGCAACGTGGAACGTGATGTGGGACCTTGGGACGCGGTCAAGCTGCTACCTGCAGGTGACCGGTGTTCCTAAGGACGTTGAATACGATGAAGTAATGGAGACCATCGAGGCGGCAGGACGTGCACCCATGGTGGACGGTCTGCTATGGGCTTTTTGTAGGCTTGTGCCAGGTGACCCGGGGCGGAAACCCCGAAACACAGTGACCTGGGAAGCCTTGCAGCGCGAGGCCTACGAGCCCGTGGGCTTCCACCTGCGAGTGCCCAGGCGCTTGAAAGCCGCCTTGAAGGTACTTGCAGCACGGCGCGAGGAATCGATCAACGCTACGGCAATCAGAGCACTAGAGGCCGGCATCGAGGCATTGACCGAAGATGAATAG